AGAGTATCTGCAACTCAAAAGAAGTTTTGATCAATTTTTGGAAGAACATCTCAATCAACAGCAAACGATCCAAAAACTACGAGCACAAAACAGAGAACTTTTCAAATACAAAGTGTTGTATTCGGATTTAGAAGACCGATACCGTGCTTTGTTGCAAGATTGCAAAATTTTCGAGAAAACCTCTCTCAAAGTAGAGTCCGTTGAAGCTCTTTCCTATGTGAAACTCGGTGATTTTACGACCCTTTGGATCGATGCAGATATTCCAAAAGAAGGTATTGTAGGTGCTTTAAAAGGAGCCTATGTCGCAGGGATCGCTATCGGAGAAGACAAAAGAAGCAAATTGTTGCTTTTGGGAAACAAAAAGTGCTCTTTTGGAGTGCAAGTAGGAGCAAAAGCGTATGGAATTGCTATCGGAAATGGTGATAACCGTTTTACAATTGTCAAGTATATTCCAAATTATGAGCATATTCATGTTGGAGATGAAGTGGTGACAAACGGCTTGGATGGAATCTTTGTGTATGGGATAAAGGTTGGACGCGTTGTCGAGATCAAACATGAAGGCAGTTACAAGATTGCGAAGGTTCGAAACTATGCCGATCTATCACATCCAAGGTTTTTTTGGCTAATGAAGTTATAAACATTATTTGGATAAAATCAAAAACTAAAACGCAAGGGATATCATGCCAAAAAGAGAAGATATCAAAACGATTTTACTCATAGGATCTGGCCCCATCGTCATAGGTCAGGCGTGTGAATTCGACTACTCCGGAACGCAAGCT
This region of Nitratiruptor sp. YY08-10 genomic DNA includes:
- the mreC gene encoding rod shape-determining protein MreC, with product MNRKLFLFLFTALLAVLLFFTNTLFKDIVLGFTFGVKKEYLQLKRSFDQFLEEHLNQQQTIQKLRAQNRELFKYKVLYSDLEDRYRALLQDCKIFEKTSLKVESVEALSYVKLGDFTTLWIDADIPKEGIVGALKGAYVAGIAIGEDKRSKLLLLGNKKCSFGVQVGAKAYGIAIGNGDNRFTIVKYIPNYEHIHVGDEVVTNGLDGIFVYGIKVGRVVEIKHEGSYKIAKVRNYADLSHPRFFWLMKL